A portion of the Sulfuricurvum kujiense DSM 16994 genome contains these proteins:
- the flgG gene encoding flagellar basal-body rod protein FlgG has protein sequence MMQSLYTSSTGMLSMQTQIDTTANNIANVNTMGYKKSRAEFADLMYKVMTYAGTSTSDTTKSPTGIEVGLGVRPTSINKIFTEGSLKQTDNSLDLAITGKGFFKLELPNGTEVYSRNGSFKIDENGTIVNSDGYKLVPEVVIPEDATNISIGTDGIVSVTQSGQAQATQVGQISLTSFINPAGLHAMGDNLFVETDSSGQPIEGTPGENGIGNIRQGFVELSNVQLVVELTDLITGQRAYDANSKVITTSDEMLATTNGLKR, from the coding sequence ATGATGCAATCACTTTATACCAGCTCAACGGGGATGCTCTCTATGCAAACCCAAATCGATACCACTGCCAATAATATTGCCAACGTTAACACTATGGGATATAAAAAATCCCGTGCCGAATTTGCCGATTTGATGTATAAAGTCATGACCTATGCCGGAACCTCCACCAGCGATACGACCAAATCACCGACGGGGATCGAAGTGGGGCTTGGGGTACGTCCTACATCAATCAATAAAATCTTTACCGAGGGGAGTCTAAAACAAACGGATAATTCTCTTGATTTGGCGATTACCGGAAAAGGTTTTTTCAAACTTGAACTGCCGAACGGAACCGAAGTCTACAGCCGCAACGGTTCTTTTAAAATAGATGAAAACGGAACGATCGTAAACTCTGACGGGTACAAACTGGTTCCGGAAGTCGTTATTCCCGAAGATGCAACCAACATCAGCATCGGTACCGACGGTATCGTCAGCGTTACCCAATCGGGGCAGGCCCAAGCAACCCAAGTGGGGCAAATCTCTTTGACCAGCTTTATCAATCCGGCCGGTTTGCATGCGATGGGAGATAACCTTTTTGTTGAAACCGACAGTTCAGGTCAGCCGATCGAGGGGACTCCCGGTGAGAACGGGATCGGAAATATCCGACAAGGGTTCGTGGAACTCTCAAACGTACAATTGGTTGTCGAGCTTACCGATTTGATTACGGGACAGCGTGCCTATGATGCCAATTCCAAAGTGATCACCACGAGTGATGAAATGCTTGCGACAACGAACGGCTTGAAACGTTAA
- a CDS encoding methyl-accepting chemotaxis protein produces MSKSAKKLEELGKRSKEVESTMNKTVNIIADAAKIANQTAEDASNGNSKTKDVIMRIDTINKLSMTNARSVEEIAAAAEHLAKRAESLSLSLAQFKTS; encoded by the coding sequence ATGTCTAAAAGTGCGAAAAAACTTGAAGAGTTAGGAAAACGCTCCAAGGAAGTAGAATCTACAATGAATAAAACAGTCAATATCATTGCCGATGCAGCAAAAATAGCTAACCAAACGGCAGAAGATGCATCTAACGGTAACTCAAAAACCAAAGATGTAATCATGCGAATCGATACTATCAACAAATTATCAATGACAAATGCCAGAAGCGTAGAAGAGATTGCAGCCGCCGCTGAACATTTGGCAAAAAGAGCAGAAAGTTTAAGCTTGTCACTGGCGCAGTTTAAAACATCATAA
- a CDS encoding 3-isopropylmalate dehydratase small subunit: protein MQKIEGKVWNFGKDIDTDLIIAARYLNTSDPKELAKHVMEDADPTFVSKMIPGDIIVADENFGCGSSREHAPIALKAAGVAAVIAPTFARIFYRNAFNMGLPIFELPESLEIKEGESVSIDMDAGTITNTTNGKVYKFIPIPPFMQELIAAGGLMNYAEAEIAAQEK from the coding sequence ATGCAAAAAATTGAAGGGAAAGTTTGGAATTTCGGTAAAGATATCGATACAGACTTGATTATTGCTGCCCGTTATCTCAACACCTCAGACCCGAAAGAGCTTGCTAAACATGTCATGGAAGATGCCGATCCGACATTCGTAAGCAAAATGATACCGGGCGATATTATCGTAGCCGATGAAAATTTCGGATGCGGCTCGTCACGCGAACATGCTCCTATCGCACTTAAAGCGGCAGGTGTAGCAGCGGTTATCGCACCGACATTCGCCCGTATTTTTTACCGTAATGCTTTTAACATGGGATTGCCGATTTTTGAACTTCCCGAATCTTTAGAGATCAAAGAGGGAGAATCGGTCAGTATCGACATGGATGCAGGGACGATTACCAATACTACCAACGGGAAAGTCTACAAATTTATTCCGATCCCGCCTTTTATGCAAGAACTAATCGCGGCAGGCGGTTTGATGAATTATGCAGAAGCCGAAATTGCCGCACAGGAGAAATAA
- the leuB gene encoding 3-isopropylmalate dehydrogenase — protein MKSYNIALIKGDGIGPEIIDEAVKVLDAVAACENIEFNYQEALMGGCAYDVTGDPLPQETIDISLSSNAVLFGAIGGQKWDTLPREKRPESGLLRFRKELGVFANLRPANVYDELVNASSLKPEIVKGVDLMVVRELIGGIYFGEPKGRDENKGWNTMVYTRPEIERIAHVAFKIAMERSKKVCSVDKANVLDVSQLWREVVEEVAKEYPEVELSHMYVDNAAMQLIRDPKQFDVILTGNIFGDILSDEASMLSGSIGLLPSASVGSSIGVYEPIHGSAPDIAGQGIANPIATIASASMMLRFALGENRAADRIDYGIKQALAEGYRTKDIAGFDAKEVCSTSEMGSIIANFAAKCKL, from the coding sequence ATGAAAAGTTACAATATTGCCTTGATTAAAGGGGACGGAATCGGTCCTGAGATCATTGATGAAGCCGTTAAAGTTTTAGATGCGGTTGCAGCGTGCGAAAATATCGAGTTTAACTATCAAGAAGCCCTGATGGGAGGGTGTGCTTACGACGTAACGGGCGATCCGCTTCCTCAAGAGACGATCGATATCTCATTATCCAGCAATGCGGTACTGTTCGGAGCTATCGGAGGCCAAAAATGGGACACTCTTCCGCGTGAAAAACGACCTGAGAGCGGATTGCTTCGTTTCCGTAAAGAATTGGGTGTTTTCGCCAATCTTCGTCCGGCTAACGTCTATGATGAACTTGTAAATGCCAGCTCATTGAAACCTGAAATCGTCAAAGGTGTCGATTTGATGGTTGTACGTGAACTGATCGGCGGGATTTATTTCGGAGAACCGAAAGGACGTGATGAGAATAAGGGATGGAACACTATGGTGTATACCCGTCCTGAGATTGAACGGATTGCACATGTCGCGTTCAAAATTGCGATGGAACGCTCTAAAAAAGTGTGTTCGGTCGATAAAGCCAATGTCCTTGATGTCAGCCAGTTATGGCGCGAAGTGGTTGAAGAAGTTGCCAAAGAGTATCCTGAAGTCGAACTCAGCCATATGTATGTCGATAATGCGGCGATGCAGCTGATCCGCGATCCGAAACAATTCGACGTCATTTTGACCGGAAATATTTTCGGTGATATTCTCAGTGACGAAGCAAGTATGCTATCAGGCTCCATCGGGTTGCTTCCATCGGCATCGGTAGGTTCTTCAATCGGTGTGTATGAGCCGATTCACGGTTCAGCGCCGGATATTGCAGGGCAGGGGATTGCCAATCCGATCGCGACCATTGCGAGCGCTTCGATGATGCTTCGTTTCGCATTGGGCGAAAATCGTGCGGCAGACCGTATCGATTACGGTATCAAACAAGCTCTTGCTGAGGGATATCGTACCAAAGATATCGCGGGATTTGACGCTAAAGAAGTTTGCTCAACTAGCGAGATGGGATCCATCATCGCTAATTTCGCAGCCAAATGCAAACTCTAA
- a CDS encoding tetratricopeptide repeat protein has protein sequence MQTLTLANIYELQGLKEDALEIYKEILKKDPSNADAKIAIRRLSGMRKKFLGVNNEMKTFFIQMEEEAEFIQFERWLMKAWN, from the coding sequence ATGCAAACTCTAACCCTCGCCAATATTTACGAGCTTCAAGGGCTCAAAGAAGATGCTCTTGAAATATACAAAGAGATTTTGAAAAAAGATCCTTCTAATGCCGATGCAAAAATTGCGATTCGCCGACTTTCGGGTATGCGAAAAAAGTTTTTAGGGGTCAATAACGAAATGAAGACTTTTTTTATTCAGATGGAAGAAGAGGCTGAATTTATTCAATTTGAAAGGTGGTTGATGAAAGCATGGAACTAA
- a CDS encoding CiaD-like domain-containing protein, producing the protein MELKDVILSTLAEIEELSSVPEKSEYLERIIEEKPLQSVEETAVPKPPIIETIQTVIETVHAVRDDEARMLEGIRERLLVLFEGFQSPNNTQIEAKVDLTLNFFEYLLATIDNRLETIKES; encoded by the coding sequence ATGGAACTAAAAGATGTCATATTATCTACATTAGCCGAAATTGAAGAGTTATCAAGCGTACCCGAGAAGAGCGAATATCTTGAACGTATTATTGAAGAGAAACCGCTTCAGTCTGTAGAAGAAACGGCCGTTCCTAAACCGCCGATTATAGAGACGATTCAAACCGTGATTGAAACGGTACATGCCGTTCGCGATGATGAAGCACGGATGCTTGAGGGGATCCGGGAACGGCTACTTGTTCTCTTCGAAGGATTTCAGTCTCCGAATAACACGCAAATAGAAGCCAAAGTAGATTTGACACTCAACTTTTTTGAATATCTTTTAGCTACCATAGACAATCGCTTAGAAACGATAAAAGAATCGTAG
- the purU gene encoding formyltetrahydrofolate deformylase has product MNEHYRILIHCNDEKGLVYKVSSIFFHRNLNIISNNEFVDKTHNKFFMRSEVAGEIAPDMLKSELSAILPKNTHLEVIAPRKKRIVLMATKESHALGDILIRYEAGELDCHIVGVVSNYDLLEPLVSKFDIPFYTVSHEGCDRDEHEQRVLQKLSELGEIDYIVLAKYMRILTPRFVETYEDKIINIHHSFLPAFIGANPYKQAYERGVKIIGATAHFVNNHLDEGPIIAQDVIHVNHAYGWEEMQRLGRDVEKIVLSKALKMALEDRIFVHANKTIIF; this is encoded by the coding sequence ATGAATGAACATTACCGTATATTAATCCATTGCAATGATGAAAAAGGGCTGGTCTACAAAGTATCCAGCATTTTTTTCCACCGCAATCTTAATATTATTTCCAATAACGAATTTGTCGATAAAACACACAATAAATTTTTCATGCGCAGCGAAGTAGCCGGTGAAATTGCACCGGATATGCTCAAAAGCGAACTAAGCGCAATTTTGCCGAAGAATACCCATCTTGAAGTGATCGCTCCCCGAAAAAAACGGATTGTTCTGATGGCGACCAAAGAGTCGCATGCCCTAGGTGATATTCTAATACGATACGAAGCGGGTGAGCTGGACTGCCACATCGTCGGTGTCGTTTCCAACTATGATTTGCTTGAACCGCTGGTCTCTAAATTTGACATCCCATTTTATACGGTATCTCATGAGGGGTGTGACAGGGATGAACATGAGCAGCGTGTTCTGCAAAAGCTTTCTGAATTAGGCGAAATCGACTATATCGTTTTGGCAAAATATATGAGGATTTTAACTCCGCGGTTTGTTGAAACGTACGAAGACAAGATCATCAACATCCACCACTCGTTTCTTCCCGCTTTTATCGGAGCCAATCCTTATAAACAAGCGTATGAGCGCGGCGTAAAAATTATCGGAGCTACGGCGCACTTTGTCAATAATCATCTTGATGAGGGGCCGATTATCGCTCAGGATGTCATTCATGTCAATCATGCCTATGGATGGGAAGAGATGCAGCGTCTGGGGCGTGATGTGGAGAAAATCGTTTTATCCAAAGCGTTAAAGATGGCGCTGGAGGATCGTATATTTGTCCATGCAAACAAAACGATCATTTTTTAA
- a CDS encoding tRNA (cytidine(34)-2'-O)-methyltransferase gives MFHIVLVNPQIPNNTGAIGRLCVNTGSSLHLIKPIGFDIDEKAVRRAGLDYWHKIDLHVWESIEEFMDAHPIKERFFFATTKTDIPYFEHEFQEGDYLFFGSETAGIPSEILEAYPKQTMTIPMTKEGRSLNLAISSGIILYEAIKQNFNSYRKMM, from the coding sequence ATGTTTCATATCGTTTTAGTAAATCCTCAAATTCCCAATAATACCGGTGCAATCGGCCGGCTTTGCGTTAATACCGGTTCTTCGCTCCACCTTATCAAACCGATCGGTTTCGATATCGATGAAAAAGCGGTACGTCGTGCCGGCTTGGATTATTGGCATAAAATCGATTTGCATGTCTGGGAAAGTATAGAAGAATTTATGGATGCCCATCCGATCAAGGAGCGTTTTTTCTTTGCTACGACCAAAACGGACATCCCTTATTTCGAGCATGAGTTTCAAGAGGGGGACTATCTGTTTTTCGGGAGTGAGACCGCCGGGATCCCCTCAGAAATTTTAGAAGCTTATCCGAAGCAGACAATGACGATTCCGATGACCAAAGAGGGACGTAGTCTGAACCTCGCCATTAGTAGCGGAATAATCCTCTACGAAGCGATTAAACAAAATTTTAATTCCTACAGAAAGATGATGTAA
- a CDS encoding S24 family peptidase — protein sequence MKTFSDIVETIKDIVSSEFPEKKVFDKDVAELLDISQMNFATMKKRNKIPFTELLDFCAKRSIAINWLLYNQSPESLIEPTNRFYMVRYFSSVNASAGGGADNEELDYEPLMLEDNFVLSLGGEKELRHIEAINVSGDSMEPSFSYNDIIFINRSKTDISRGGIFTIRTEHGLFIKRIQVRIDGKLDIISDNKDYPTYVARRDEVEVIGRVVGRFGGIE from the coding sequence ATGAAAACATTCAGTGATATTGTCGAGACGATAAAAGATATCGTCTCTTCCGAATTTCCGGAAAAAAAGGTATTCGATAAAGATGTAGCAGAACTATTGGATATTTCGCAAATGAATTTTGCAACGATGAAAAAGCGCAATAAAATCCCCTTTACGGAATTACTCGACTTTTGTGCCAAACGTTCCATCGCCATTAACTGGCTTTTATATAACCAATCTCCAGAGAGTTTGATTGAACCGACAAACCGCTTTTACATGGTACGTTATTTCTCTTCGGTAAATGCCTCGGCAGGGGGAGGCGCCGATAATGAAGAATTGGATTATGAGCCTCTGATGCTTGAAGATAATTTTGTACTCTCTTTAGGCGGTGAAAAAGAACTGCGCCATATTGAAGCTATAAATGTATCGGGTGATTCGATGGAACCCTCTTTCAGTTATAACGATATCATTTTTATAAATCGTTCAAAGACCGATATTAGTCGTGGAGGAATTTTTACGATTCGTACCGAACACGGGTTGTTTATCAAAAGAATACAAGTTCGAATTGATGGCAAACTTGATATCATTTCGGATAATAAAGATTATCCGACCTATGTTGCACGACGGGATGAAGTCGAAGTGATCGGAAGAGTGGTCGGGCGGTTCGGCGGAATAGAATAA
- a CDS encoding SH3 domain-containing protein has translation MEIQMKTTMWMSGILLMALGGCSTHTPDLLPTPKLSLPPSKTDVNQSGLEDPFCCMLPQDIGVKLPEFGPKVNDLDRFEQSLVPYVEQNGVDRDNLLEVQTAFDARYYAPWSYGAPPEKRENASWPLRAFRGGYGSNLRPVPPSWFEEISNQSNFDAYGTLNQKAVTLRWMDIRALPTDKPLYKNPEKAGDGYPFDLLQNSSVNYNEPIFVSHTTKDGAWSYIFTNNASGWVKSDGISIVDNQTITSIQKSDKVFIIEDNFPMRDAKNRFIAYTRIGMILPLEREEGDNYLVKTYDQNNIVTVVTIPKHSAHLGASKINKKDLITIGNQLLKNTYGWGGMYGERDCSSMIRDMFAPFGIWLPRNSAAQSRKGEVISFAKFSNDEKLAAIKSKGVPFETIIYLKGHVLLYIGTYQDNVLVMHNFWGVRTVDNEGNTGRHIIGRAVISTLELGAELDNYDPTMKLLNRVESMNIFTHAPLKLTRNAKAASTKKQL, from the coding sequence TTGGAAATACAAATGAAAACAACGATGTGGATGAGCGGCATATTATTGATGGCTTTAGGAGGATGCAGTACACATACCCCTGATCTGCTTCCTACACCGAAATTATCGTTGCCCCCTTCCAAAACAGATGTTAATCAAAGCGGTTTAGAAGATCCGTTTTGTTGTATGCTCCCCCAAGATATCGGCGTTAAATTACCTGAATTCGGTCCGAAAGTGAATGATTTAGACCGTTTTGAGCAATCGTTAGTCCCTTATGTGGAACAAAACGGTGTGGATAGAGATAATTTATTGGAGGTACAGACTGCATTTGATGCCCGTTATTACGCCCCGTGGAGCTATGGTGCTCCACCGGAAAAAAGAGAAAATGCTTCATGGCCTCTTCGTGCGTTTAGGGGAGGATACGGGAGCAATCTAAGACCGGTACCTCCGTCTTGGTTTGAAGAGATATCTAATCAGAGTAATTTTGATGCGTACGGGACATTAAACCAAAAAGCCGTTACTTTAAGATGGATGGATATACGTGCACTCCCGACCGATAAACCTCTCTATAAAAATCCGGAAAAAGCGGGAGACGGATATCCGTTTGATCTGCTCCAAAACAGCAGTGTGAACTATAATGAGCCCATTTTTGTGTCTCATACCACCAAAGACGGAGCGTGGAGCTATATATTTACCAATAACGCATCAGGCTGGGTAAAATCTGACGGTATCAGTATTGTAGACAATCAAACGATTACAAGCATTCAAAAGTCTGATAAAGTCTTTATTATTGAAGACAACTTTCCGATGCGTGATGCTAAAAATCGTTTTATCGCTTATACGCGAATCGGAATGATTCTTCCTCTGGAACGTGAAGAAGGGGATAATTATTTGGTTAAAACGTACGATCAAAACAATATCGTTACTGTCGTAACCATTCCGAAGCACTCTGCACATTTAGGTGCCAGTAAAATCAATAAAAAAGATTTAATTACGATAGGGAATCAATTACTCAAAAATACATATGGCTGGGGCGGAATGTACGGTGAACGTGATTGTTCGTCAATGATTCGGGATATGTTCGCCCCGTTTGGCATTTGGCTTCCCCGAAATTCTGCAGCACAGTCTCGCAAAGGAGAGGTGATTTCGTTTGCTAAATTCTCTAATGACGAGAAACTAGCAGCGATCAAATCCAAAGGGGTCCCTTTTGAGACGATCATTTATCTAAAAGGACATGTCTTGCTGTATATCGGTACCTATCAGGACAATGTTTTGGTAATGCATAATTTTTGGGGTGTTCGTACCGTTGATAATGAGGGGAACACGGGGAGACACATTATCGGCAGAGCCGTTATCAGTACACTGGAACTTGGGGCTGAATTAGACAACTACGATCCGACTATGAAGTTATTAAACCGTGTGGAGAGCATGAATATTTTTACACATGCACCTCTTAAATTGACTCGGAATGCTAAAGCTGCAAGCACTAAAAAGCAGCTTTAA
- a CDS encoding flagellar basal body rod C-terminal domain-containing protein, with amino-acid sequence MISSNVSSLMSNQVYMNNNAQNVANVNTDGYVPRQTTISETQNGSTQANTKQADSNGSERSQTDLSKEMTDQISIEKIAASNVQAIRTQDEMLGSLLDMRG; translated from the coding sequence ATGATAAGCTCAAACGTCTCTTCTTTGATGTCCAATCAAGTCTATATGAACAATAATGCTCAGAATGTTGCAAATGTCAATACGGACGGGTATGTTCCTCGCCAAACAACTATAAGCGAAACGCAAAACGGCTCGACACAGGCTAATACCAAACAGGCTGATTCAAACGGAAGTGAAAGATCTCAAACCGATTTATCCAAAGAGATGACGGATCAAATCAGCATTGAAAAAATTGCCGCTTCCAATGTACAAGCTATCCGTACACAAGACGAGATGCTCGGTTCCCTCTTAGATATGCGAGGATAA
- a CDS encoding tetrahydrodipicolinate N-succinyltransferase N-terminal domain-containing protein translates to MEILETEAAFKACVQEIQNTSGYKNPLAFGICRVDFGQLNSDKILQATYPHINWNENFGSAAIFIKSAQEQGYVVDFNADEVIIPVTLKFLEGCLNAFTPYADEAFGDAHKNIQMISALYNQVKERGMREGEFRLVILFNDVACTSVEGTYLKLYALSTSKAALRSLNLNGAFGALHNVAWSDGQPIELEWLRENEIELKFANEYPKIDFVDKFPRYLQHIIPANNTRVLDDSKVRFGAQLHAGTTIMPGASYVNFNAGTTGVSMVEGRISSSAVVGDGSDVGGGASILGVLSGTDGIPVTIGKNTLLGANSVTGIALGDGCIVDAGIAVLAGTKFAVDPQELAKIQEANPSATLNGSSFKGKDLVGLNGIHYRQDSTTGQLLIRRSTREVKLNADLH, encoded by the coding sequence ATGGAAATTTTAGAGACCGAAGCGGCTTTCAAAGCATGCGTTCAAGAGATTCAAAACACTTCAGGATACAAAAATCCCCTTGCATTCGGTATTTGCCGTGTCGATTTCGGTCAACTCAACAGCGATAAAATCCTCCAGGCTACCTATCCGCATATCAACTGGAACGAAAACTTCGGCAGTGCGGCTATTTTTATCAAAAGTGCCCAAGAACAAGGATACGTCGTCGATTTTAACGCCGATGAAGTCATTATCCCCGTAACGTTGAAATTTTTAGAGGGATGCTTGAACGCTTTTACTCCGTACGCCGATGAGGCATTCGGTGATGCCCACAAAAATATCCAAATGATCTCAGCGCTTTACAACCAAGTTAAAGAGCGCGGTATGCGCGAAGGCGAATTTCGCCTGGTTATTTTGTTTAACGATGTGGCCTGCACAAGTGTCGAAGGGACGTACTTGAAACTCTACGCCCTCTCAACATCAAAAGCGGCTCTTCGTTCTCTCAATCTTAACGGTGCGTTCGGTGCACTTCACAACGTTGCTTGGTCGGACGGGCAGCCTATCGAACTTGAGTGGCTTCGCGAAAACGAAATCGAACTAAAATTTGCCAACGAATATCCGAAGATCGATTTCGTCGATAAATTCCCTCGCTATCTCCAACATATTATCCCGGCCAATAATACGCGTGTATTGGACGATTCAAAAGTTCGTTTCGGTGCGCAGCTTCATGCAGGAACAACCATCATGCCGGGTGCGAGCTATGTGAACTTCAATGCGGGAACGACCGGAGTCAGCATGGTTGAAGGGCGTATTTCAAGTTCTGCCGTTGTCGGTGACGGCTCAGACGTCGGCGGAGGGGCATCGATCCTCGGAGTTCTCAGCGGAACGGACGGTATTCCTGTCACCATCGGGAAAAATACCCTTTTGGGAGCCAACTCGGTTACCGGTATCGCATTAGGAGACGGATGTATTGTCGATGCGGGAATCGCGGTATTAGCCGGAACCAAATTTGCGGTTGATCCGCAAGAATTGGCAAAAATACAAGAAGCCAACCCGAGTGCGACGCTGAACGGAAGCAGTTTCAAAGGGAAAGATTTGGTCGGATTGAACGGCATTCACTACCGCCAAGACTCGACAACGGGACAGCTGCTTATACGCCGCTCAACCCGAGAGGTCAAGCTAAACGCCGATTTGCACTGA
- a CDS encoding ankyrin repeat domain-containing protein has product MEEWITLLKANDYLGIKKYLKSGGNPNEVEENGESVICFALRYHCDQEIIDLLIESGADVTHTDNEGVSVFDVAVTYNNLSLIERLIKSGFDVNHPTRQSGFTPLMGAVCYGRTEVIKKLLELGVDVHARDAYGLNAIDFARKMHKKSILDLLQGEEKNGTD; this is encoded by the coding sequence ATGGAAGAATGGATCACATTATTAAAAGCAAATGATTATCTCGGTATCAAAAAATATCTCAAAAGCGGCGGCAATCCGAATGAGGTGGAAGAGAACGGGGAATCGGTTATCTGTTTTGCTCTGCGCTATCATTGTGATCAAGAAATTATTGATCTTCTCATCGAAAGCGGAGCCGATGTCACTCATACTGATAATGAAGGGGTGAGTGTCTTTGATGTTGCGGTCACCTATAATAATCTTAGTTTGATTGAGCGTTTGATTAAGAGCGGGTTTGATGTGAACCATCCGACACGCCAAAGCGGATTTACCCCATTAATGGGGGCTGTATGCTACGGGCGAACGGAAGTTATTAAAAAACTATTGGAACTTGGGGTAGATGTACATGCGCGGGATGCGTATGGACTCAATGCGATTGATTTTGCCCGTAAAATGCATAAAAAATCTATTTTAGATTTATTGCAGGGAGAAGAAAAGAATGGAACAGATTAA
- the htpX gene encoding zinc metalloprotease HtpX, with product MEQIKTFLLLGSLSVLLVFIGGYLGGQGGMVLALLFAGGMNFYAYYFSDKMILKHYNAQEVDPREAPMLYRVVERLAERGSLPMPKVYIIHDHIPNAFATGRNPEHAAVAITTGLLELLNEDEIEGVMAHELSHVGHRDILIATIAATIAGAVAFIANMLQFGAMFGNRNNRNGNPILMIAMAIILPLAASIIQMTISRSREFMADEGAARLTGHPEWLQDALIKLSNYNLRGEVQGATPENAHMFIISPFDGKNISFANLFRTHPTTEQRLERLEQLKREFNTLQERNKLYDRHYV from the coding sequence ATGGAACAGATTAAAACCTTTTTGTTGCTCGGATCGCTTAGTGTACTGCTTGTATTTATCGGCGGATATCTTGGCGGGCAGGGGGGAATGGTACTCGCGCTACTTTTTGCGGGAGGGATGAATTTCTATGCCTATTATTTCTCCGATAAGATGATTTTGAAACACTATAATGCCCAAGAAGTCGATCCCCGCGAAGCGCCGATGCTCTATCGGGTCGTTGAGCGGTTGGCGGAACGCGGTTCATTGCCGATGCCGAAAGTTTATATTATACACGATCATATTCCCAATGCATTTGCTACCGGACGCAATCCTGAACATGCTGCGGTTGCGATTACGACAGGATTGCTGGAACTGTTGAATGAAGATGAAATCGAGGGGGTTATGGCGCATGAGCTTTCCCATGTAGGACATCGCGATATTCTGATTGCTACCATAGCGGCGACGATTGCGGGAGCGGTCGCTTTTATCGCCAATATGCTTCAGTTCGGGGCAATGTTCGGGAATCGAAACAATCGTAACGGAAATCCGATATTAATGATCGCTATGGCAATCATCCTCCCGCTGGCGGCGAGTATTATACAGATGACCATCAGCCGTTCACGCGAGTTTATGGCGGATGAGGGTGCGGCACGCTTAACCGGACATCCCGAATGGCTCCAAGATGCTCTGATAAAACTTTCAAATTATAATTTAAGAGGAGAAGTACAGGGGGCTACGCCGGAAAATGCCCATATGTTTATTATTAGCCCGTTTGACGGCAAGAATATTTCATTTGCGAATTTATTTCGCACCCACCCGACGACCGAACAACGACTTGAACGGTTGGAACAGCTCAAAAGAGAGTTTAATACACTTCAGGAACGTAATAAACTTTATGATCGTCATTACGTCTGA